The proteins below come from a single Fusobacterium sp. JB019 genomic window:
- a CDS encoding HAMP domain-containing sensor histidine kinase: protein MKIKNKIFLLTSSIITLIISCIFIFNKFFFENYYLKIKQEKLLSIVKIIKDPNYIGDLQSLQEDYNIQIFLIRKSFLKDFDLKINESEFDNLIHNNNIISKLINKNSETKKQILMATNYNNNSILIVTSPFSSVKEPVNIITDLYLKYLFLLLLSGYFLSLIVSYFISKPIEKMSETAKKVALMDFSENFNSKSHDEIGTLGQNLNIMENKLQENINLLKKDIQRQKETEQLRKEFISNISHELKTPLSIIQNYSEGLIENIAKTEKDKEYYLNSIIEETKTMNNFISSLLFLSRSERNYLTFKKEKFKAEEILNILLPKIKKIYPEINISLKLKDNLFYADKEKMTIVIKNLLENACKYSNKNDFVKIFIENNYFEIKNPSEISENNLENLWIPFYRMDKNRNRKNGTGLGLAIVKELLHKQNFDFGVYKKEKHIIFWFKDNNC, encoded by the coding sequence ATGAAAATTAAAAATAAAATTTTTCTATTGACTTCTTCAATAATTACATTAATTATTTCATGTATTTTTATCTTCAATAAATTTTTCTTTGAAAATTATTATCTTAAAATTAAACAAGAAAAACTTTTATCAATTGTTAAAATTATTAAAGATCCTAACTATATTGGAGATCTTCAATCTCTACAAGAAGATTATAACATTCAAATTTTTCTTATAAGAAAATCTTTTTTGAAAGATTTTGATCTAAAAATAAATGAATCAGAATTTGATAATCTTATTCATAATAACAATATCATTTCAAAATTAATCAATAAAAATTCTGAAACAAAAAAACAAATTTTAATGGCTACTAACTATAATAATAATTCAATATTAATTGTCACTTCACCTTTTAGTTCTGTAAAAGAGCCTGTAAATATAATAACTGATTTATATTTAAAATATCTTTTTTTACTACTTCTAAGTGGATACTTTCTTTCTCTAATAGTTTCTTATTTTATAAGTAAACCTATTGAAAAAATGAGTGAAACTGCTAAAAAAGTAGCTCTTATGGATTTTTCTGAAAATTTCAACTCTAAATCTCATGATGAAATTGGAACTTTAGGACAAAATTTAAACATTATGGAAAATAAACTTCAAGAAAATATAAATTTGCTAAAAAAAGATATTCAAAGACAAAAAGAAACTGAACAACTAAGAAAAGAATTCATATCTAATATTAGCCATGAATTAAAAACCCCTTTATCTATTATCCAAAATTATTCAGAAGGTTTAATTGAAAATATTGCTAAAACAGAAAAAGATAAAGAATATTATCTAAATTCAATTATTGAAGAAACAAAAACAATGAATAATTTTATTTCTTCTCTTTTATTTCTATCACGTTCTGAAAGAAATTATTTAACATTTAAAAAAGAAAAATTTAAAGCAGAAGAAATTTTAAATATATTATTACCTAAAATAAAAAAAATATATCCTGAAATTAATATCTCCTTAAAATTGAAAGACAATCTTTTTTATGCAGATAAAGAAAAAATGACTATTGTTATTAAAAATCTTTTAGAAAATGCTTGCAAATATTCTAATAAAAATGATTTCGTTAAAATTTTTATAGAAAATAATTATTTTGAAATTAAAAATCCAAGCGAAATTTCTGAAAATAATTTAGAAAATTTATGGATCCCTTTTTACAGAATGGATAAGAACAGAAACAGAAAAAATGGAACTGGACTTGGCCTTGCTATAGTAAAAGAACTTCTCCACAAACAAAATTTTGACTTTGGAGTTTATAAAAAAGAAAAACATATTATTTTTTGGTTTAAAGATAATAATTGTTAA
- a CDS encoding response regulator transcription factor: protein MNLKILIVEDDLKLRRIIKDFLLNEKFNILETDNGEDALDLYFSKKPNLIILDLMIPKLNGFEVLKEIRTHNKDIPIIMLTARGDEDDILKGYNLKINEYIIKPVSMKILVAKVKAFLRKDLNNQEIIFKDLILNIDKRTVKIKDEFIEISQKEFEILNLFLKNKNKVLTREEIITSLWGYEYSGDIRAVDSQIKRLRKKINRNYILTVRGLGYKLEEDKNEN from the coding sequence ATGAATTTAAAAATATTAATAGTAGAAGATGACTTAAAATTAAGAAGAATTATAAAAGATTTTCTTTTAAATGAAAAATTTAATATCCTTGAAACTGACAACGGTGAAGATGCTTTAGACTTATATTTTTCAAAAAAACCTAACCTTATAATCCTAGATTTAATGATTCCCAAATTAAATGGATTTGAAGTATTAAAAGAAATAAGAACTCATAATAAGGATATTCCTATTATTATGCTTACTGCTAGAGGCGACGAAGATGATATACTTAAAGGTTACAATCTTAAAATCAATGAATATATTATTAAACCTGTAAGTATGAAAATTTTAGTTGCTAAAGTTAAAGCCTTTTTAAGAAAAGATTTAAATAATCAAGAAATTATATTTAAAGATTTAATTTTAAATATAGATAAACGAACTGTTAAAATTAAAGATGAATTTATAGAAATTTCTCAAAAAGAATTTGAAATATTAAATCTATTTTTAAAGAATAAAAATAAAGTTTTAACTAGAGAAGAAATCATAACTTCACTTTGGGGTTATGAATATTCTGGAGATATTAGAGCTGTTGATTCTCAAATAAAACGTTTAAGAAAAAAAATAAATCGAAATTATATATTAACTGTTAGAGGTCTTGGATATAAATTAGAGGAGGACAAAAATGAAAATTAA
- a CDS encoding cobyric acid synthase: protein MQKKLIILGTSSGVGKSILTTGICRVLYKDGYKVAPFKAQNMSRNSFTLENGLEISIAQVLQAQACNLNPKEYMNPLLLKPLGNNMIDIYLNGKHYCNMNGKEYTKNKGKFKNDVLEAFNKLNNFQICILEGAGSPVEINIKENDLVNMGMAEMIDSKAVLVADIDRGGVFASIVGTITLLEPEEKKRLKGIIINKFRGDKDILLPGIEKLEKITGVKVIGVIPYNEIDLEEEDSLNDKKDRKYIEKKLNGKTYEEYKEHQFNRLEELVRNNLDMNEIYKILGDE from the coding sequence ATGCAAAAAAAATTAATTATTTTAGGAACATCTTCAGGTGTTGGTAAATCAATTTTAACAACAGGAATATGTAGAGTTCTGTATAAAGATGGATATAAAGTAGCCCCTTTTAAAGCTCAGAATATGTCTAGAAATTCATTTACTCTTGAAAATGGATTAGAGATATCAATAGCTCAAGTTTTACAGGCGCAAGCCTGTAATTTAAATCCAAAAGAATATATGAATCCTCTTTTATTAAAACCTTTAGGAAATAATATGATAGATATATATTTAAACGGAAAACATTATTGTAACATGAATGGAAAGGAATATACTAAAAATAAAGGAAAATTTAAAAATGATGTTTTAGAGGCTTTTAATAAGCTAAATAATTTTCAAATATGCATATTAGAAGGGGCAGGGAGTCCAGTAGAAATAAATATAAAAGAAAATGATTTAGTAAATATGGGAATGGCAGAAATGATAGATTCGAAAGCTGTTTTAGTGGCAGACATAGATAGAGGAGGAGTATTTGCTTCTATTGTAGGGACAATTACTTTATTAGAGCCTGAAGAGAAAAAAAGATTAAAAGGAATTATTATAAATAAATTTAGAGGAGACAAGGATATTTTACTTCCAGGAATAGAAAAATTAGAAAAAATAACAGGAGTTAAGGTTATAGGGGTTATTCCTTATAATGAAATTGATTTAGAGGAAGAGGATAGTCTTAATGATAAAAAGGATAGAAAATATATAGAGAAAAAATTAAATGGGAAAACATATGAAGAATATAAAGAACATCAATTTAATAGATTGGAAGAATTAGTAAGAAATAACTTAGATATGAATGAAATTTATAAAATTTTAGGGGATGAATAA
- the cbiB gene encoding adenosylcobinamide-phosphate synthase CbiB has translation MFSLKFLIAYVLDLIFGDPEKFPHPVRIIGNLISLLEKKLYSYDKKVFFGGITAILTIIITFLVSYLVVSLSEILEIILLYTTLATKCLADEGMRVYKILKKGDLKEAKEKLAYLVSRDTETMEKGDIVRSVLETISENSIDGVIAPMFYAFIGSYFSIKGISLAVPFAMTYKSVNTLDSMLGYKNEKYLKFGKISAKIDDLVNLIPARLGGMIFIPLASALIGYNYKESLRIFFRDRKNHASPNSGHGEAAFAGALGVQFGGKTKYFGTWYNKPTIGEKIKEFTISDILEGKKLLYSSSFISFLIFFIISLI, from the coding sequence ATGTTTAGTTTAAAGTTTCTTATAGCCTATGTTCTTGATTTAATTTTTGGAGATCCTGAAAAATTTCCTCATCCAGTTAGAATAATAGGAAATCTAATTAGTTTATTAGAAAAAAAATTATATTCTTATGATAAAAAAGTTTTTTTTGGTGGTATAACGGCAATTCTAACTATAATAATTACATTTTTAGTGAGTTATTTAGTTGTTTCTTTATCAGAGATTTTAGAAATAATACTTTTATATACAACCTTAGCTACAAAATGTTTAGCTGATGAAGGGATGAGAGTATATAAAATCTTAAAAAAAGGAGATTTAAAAGAAGCTAAAGAAAAATTAGCTTATTTAGTGAGTAGAGATACAGAAACAATGGAAAAAGGAGATATAGTTAGAAGTGTTTTAGAAACAATTTCAGAAAATTCTATAGATGGAGTTATTGCTCCAATGTTTTATGCATTTATAGGGAGTTATTTTTCTATTAAGGGAATTTCTTTAGCTGTTCCTTTCGCTATGACATATAAAAGTGTTAATACACTTGATTCTATGTTAGGCTATAAAAATGAAAAATATTTAAAATTTGGAAAAATATCAGCTAAAATTGATGATTTAGTTAATTTGATACCTGCGAGACTAGGAGGGATGATATTTATTCCTTTAGCTTCAGCATTAATAGGGTATAATTATAAAGAGAGTTTAAGGATTTTTTTTAGAGACAGAAAAAATCATGCTAGTCCAAACTCAGGGCATGGAGAAGCTGCTTTTGCAGGAGCTTTAGGAGTTCAGTTTGGTGGAAAAACAAAATATTTTGGTACTTGGTATAATAAACCAACTATAGGGGAAAAAATAAAAGAATTTACAATTTCAGATATATTAGAAGGTAAAAAATTATTATATAGTTCATCTTTTATAAGTTTTTTAATTTTTTTCATTATATCTTTAATTTAG
- a CDS encoding histidinol-phosphate transaminase yields MDLHGGNIYKLLRRGEKNILDYSSNINPLGVPESLKKSIIENFEILEKYPDINYIELRESIGKYNKISKENILVGNGATEILFLYMKALKPKKVIIVSPTFAEYERSLKTFDIEIDFFPLKEEENFILDIEKLKNKGKDYDLVVLCNPNNPTGTFIEKNKLLYLNNYLKKFNTNLFIDECFIEFVKDWEDNTLIDLKSENIFILRALTKFFALPGIRLGYGLTYDSHIIKKIEEIREPWSVNAFADLAGKVILKDEKYISATKKWILEEKIWFYKELGKIEKLKVYKTHSNFILVKLKTMSSENFCKLMEKKAVLVRNASNFRFLDNKYVRLAIKDREKNEKVLKIIKEVLK; encoded by the coding sequence TTGGATTTACACGGAGGAAATATTTATAAATTATTAAGAAGAGGAGAAAAAAATATTTTAGATTATAGTTCTAATATAAATCCTCTAGGAGTTCCAGAGAGTTTAAAAAAAAGTATTATTGAAAATTTTGAAATCTTAGAAAAATATCCAGATATAAATTATATAGAGTTAAGGGAAAGCATAGGGAAATATAATAAAATTTCAAAGGAGAATATTTTAGTAGGAAATGGAGCTACAGAAATTTTATTTTTATATATGAAAGCTTTAAAACCTAAAAAAGTAATAATAGTTTCTCCTACTTTTGCAGAATATGAAAGATCTTTAAAAACTTTTGATATAGAGATTGATTTTTTTCCCCTTAAGGAAGAAGAAAATTTTATACTGGATATTGAAAAATTAAAAAATAAAGGTAAAGATTATGATTTAGTAGTTTTATGTAATCCTAATAATCCAACAGGAACTTTTATAGAAAAAAACAAATTATTATATTTAAATAATTATTTAAAAAAATTTAATACAAATCTATTTATAGATGAATGCTTTATAGAATTTGTAAAAGACTGGGAAGATAATACATTAATAGATTTAAAAAGTGAAAATATATTTATTCTTAGAGCATTAACAAAATTTTTTGCACTTCCTGGGATAAGATTAGGCTATGGATTAACTTATGATTCTCATATAATAAAAAAAATAGAAGAGATTAGAGAACCCTGGAGCGTTAATGCTTTTGCTGATTTAGCGGGGAAAGTAATATTAAAGGATGAAAAATATATATCAGCAACTAAAAAATGGATATTAGAAGAAAAAATTTGGTTTTATAAAGAATTGGGAAAAATAGAAAAATTAAAAGTTTATAAGACTCATTCAAATTTTATATTAGTAAAATTAAAAACAATGAGTTCAGAAAATTTTTGTAAGTTAATGGAAAAGAAAGCTGTATTAGTGAGAAACGCTTCAAACTTTAGATTTTTAGATAATAAATATGTAAGATTAGCGATAAAAGATAGGGAGAAAAATGAAAAAGTTTTAAAAATAATAAAAGAGGTATTAAAATGA
- a CDS encoding cobyrinate a,c-diamide synthase, which produces MRGFLIAGARSGVGKTTIAMGLMKCFEDVSPFKVGPDYIDGKFHEYVTLNKSYNLDYILMGEEGIKKTFIKNSKKISIVEGVMGLYDGRGIELNNGSSAHIGRILDLPVILVVDGRKISTSIAAEVLGYKNLDRRVNIAGIIVNKVSSEKTYKILKDSIEKYCGIKCIGYMKDIKNIGIEERHLGLMQAEEIKDLDVKVEKISCEMRKTIDLDYIYKISKLKEIEEGNFLKKLISDNKKKYRGIKIGIAKDEAFSFYYNDNIEFLNEIGIEVIYFSPIHDDEIPKDLDMLYFGGGYPENYTKELSENKNMISSIRNFFNKNGVIYGECGGFIYLSDTLETLDGEKYNFVGISGNSIKMKNRLNIKRFGYVDIEYKDKLQGKGHEFHYSEIISSNENIKKEFKVKKTDGRNWTCGYHVKNLLCGYPHIHFFKSQDIIFDLLDKAKELK; this is translated from the coding sequence ATGAGAGGATTTTTAATAGCAGGAGCTAGAAGTGGGGTAGGGAAAACAACCATAGCTATGGGGTTGATGAAATGTTTTGAAGATGTTTCTCCTTTTAAAGTAGGACCAGATTATATTGATGGTAAATTTCATGAATATGTTACTTTAAATAAGAGTTATAATTTAGACTATATACTTATGGGAGAAGAGGGAATAAAAAAAACATTTATAAAAAATTCTAAGAAAATTTCTATTGTTGAAGGAGTTATGGGGCTTTATGATGGGAGAGGAATAGAATTAAATAATGGAAGTTCAGCCCACATAGGAAGGATTTTAGATTTACCAGTTATATTAGTTGTTGATGGAAGAAAAATAAGCACTAGTATAGCAGCTGAAGTTTTGGGCTATAAAAATTTAGATAGAAGAGTTAATATTGCAGGGATTATTGTTAATAAGGTTTCAAGTGAAAAAACTTATAAAATTCTAAAAGATTCAATAGAGAAATATTGCGGTATTAAATGTATAGGGTATATGAAAGATATAAAGAATATAGGAATAGAAGAAAGACATTTAGGATTAATGCAAGCAGAAGAAATAAAAGATTTAGATGTAAAAGTAGAAAAAATAAGTTGTGAAATGAGAAAAACTATTGATTTAGATTATATATATAAAATTTCCAAATTAAAAGAAATAGAAGAGGGAAATTTTCTTAAAAAATTAATATCTGATAATAAGAAAAAATATAGAGGTATAAAAATAGGAATAGCTAAAGATGAGGCCTTTTCTTTTTATTATAATGATAATATAGAATTTTTAAATGAAATAGGCATTGAAGTTATTTATTTTTCACCTATTCATGATGATGAAATTCCAAAAGATTTAGATATGCTATATTTTGGGGGAGGTTATCCTGAAAATTATACAAAGGAATTATCTGAAAATAAAAATATGATTAGTTCTATAAGAAATTTTTTTAATAAAAATGGAGTTATATATGGAGAGTGTGGTGGGTTTATTTATTTATCAGATACTTTAGAAACTTTGGATGGGGAAAAATATAATTTTGTAGGGATATCAGGAAATAGTATAAAAATGAAAAATCGACTAAATATAAAGAGGTTTGGATATGTTGATATAGAATATAAAGATAAACTTCAAGGTAAAGGACATGAATTTCATTATTCAGAAATTATATCTTCAAATGAAAATATAAAAAAAGAATTTAAAGTAAAAAAAACAGATGGTAGAAATTGGACATGTGGATATCATGTGAAAAATCTTTTATGTGGTTATCCTCATATTCATTTTTTTAAAAGTCAAGATATAATTTTTGATTTATTAGATAAAGCAAAGGAGTTAAAATGA
- a CDS encoding precorrin-8X methylmutase, which translates to MKKYIKVPENIEKKSFEIIAEELGSKEKEFSQEELKIVKRVIHTTADFEYANLIKFINDPITKGKEALKLGCKIYCDTNMIVNGLNSKILKNFNCEAYCLVRDEEVVKEAKERGITRSIVGIEKAAKSNDTKIFLIGNAPTALYKLKEMIIEGEIEKPLLVVGVPVGFVGAAESKEYFKDTGVPYITIDGRKGGSTVTVSILHGILYQLYKREGF; encoded by the coding sequence ATGAAAAAATATATAAAAGTTCCTGAAAATATAGAGAAAAAAAGTTTTGAAATTATTGCTGAAGAATTAGGAAGTAAGGAAAAAGAATTTTCTCAAGAGGAACTTAAGATTGTTAAAAGAGTAATACATACAACAGCAGATTTTGAGTATGCAAATTTAATAAAGTTTATAAATGATCCGATAACTAAAGGAAAAGAAGCTTTGAAATTGGGATGTAAAATATATTGTGATACTAATATGATTGTAAATGGTTTAAACAGTAAGATTTTAAAAAATTTTAATTGTGAAGCTTATTGTTTAGTAAGGGATGAAGAAGTTGTTAAAGAAGCAAAGGAAAGAGGAATAACTCGTTCTATAGTAGGAATTGAAAAAGCTGCAAAATCAAATGATACAAAAATATTTTTAATAGGAAATGCTCCAACAGCTTTATATAAATTAAAAGAAATGATTATTGAAGGTGAAATAGAAAAGCCATTATTAGTAGTAGGAGTTCCTGTAGGTTTTGTAGGAGCTGCAGAATCAAAGGAATATTTTAAGGATACAGGAGTTCCTTATATAACTATTGATGGAAGAAAAGGAGGTAGTACTGTAACAGTTTCCATTCTTCATGGAATTTTATATCAACTTTATAAAAGAGAGGGATTCTAA
- the cbiD gene encoding cobalt-precorrin-5B (C(1))-methyltransferase CbiD, whose translation MGKKLKSGYTTGSCCAAAIAAGLNFLIYNRKLKNIQLETLNSKKIKIPILKLRKKNNFVTVGVKKYSGDDPDVTNGIEIYAKIKIVKKLKKDSAGYILGNNLIIGGRGIGKVTKKGLRCEVGKYAINPGPLKMMELVLNDFVDELENIFLEITLYIPKGREISKKTFNPKLGIIGGISILGSTGILNPMSEEALKDSLYVEMKVLKENSDKDYIVFVFGNYGKKYCENIGLDSSNLMVISNYVGYMLEVAKELKYNKIILIGHIGKAIKIAGGIFNTHSKVADARMEIMGANAFLNGESNENVKRVLSSNTVEEACDYIENDEFFFKIANKVSEKIKNYLKTEEVQCEVLLFSFKEKILGYSDKFYKLIEEVKE comes from the coding sequence ATGGGAAAAAAATTAAAATCTGGTTACACCACAGGGAGTTGTTGCGCAGCTGCTATAGCAGCAGGATTAAATTTTTTGATATATAATAGAAAATTAAAAAATATTCAATTAGAAACTTTAAATAGTAAAAAAATAAAAATACCAATTTTAAAATTAAGAAAAAAAAATAATTTTGTAACCGTAGGAGTTAAAAAATATTCTGGGGATGATCCTGATGTAACTAATGGAATTGAAATTTATGCAAAAATAAAAATAGTTAAAAAGTTAAAAAAAGATAGTGCAGGTTATATTCTAGGTAATAACTTAATTATAGGTGGAAGAGGAATAGGCAAAGTTACTAAAAAAGGACTTAGATGTGAGGTTGGGAAATATGCAATTAATCCAGGACCTTTAAAAATGATGGAATTAGTTTTAAATGATTTTGTAGATGAATTGGAAAATATTTTTTTAGAAATAACATTATATATACCTAAAGGAAGAGAAATAAGTAAAAAAACATTTAATCCTAAGTTAGGCATAATAGGTGGAATTTCTATATTAGGTTCAACAGGAATTTTAAATCCTATGAGTGAAGAAGCTTTAAAAGATTCTTTATATGTTGAGATGAAGGTTTTAAAAGAAAATAGTGATAAAGATTATATAGTTTTTGTTTTTGGAAATTATGGTAAAAAATATTGTGAAAATATAGGATTAGATTCTTCTAATTTAATGGTTATTAGTAATTATGTGGGGTATATGTTGGAAGTAGCTAAAGAATTGAAATATAATAAGATAATTCTTATAGGGCATATTGGTAAAGCAATTAAGATAGCAGGAGGTATTTTTAATACTCATAGTAAGGTAGCAGACGCTAGAATGGAGATTATGGGAGCCAATGCTTTTTTAAATGGAGAATCAAATGAAAATGTTAAAAGAGTTTTAAGTTCTAATACAGTTGAAGAAGCTTGTGATTATATAGAAAATGATGAATTTTTTTTCAAAATAGCAAATAAAGTTTCTGAAAAGATAAAAAATTACTTAAAGACAGAAGAAGTTCAATGTGAGGTTTTATTATTTTCTTTTAAAGAAAAAATATTAGGGTATAGTGATAAGTTTTATAAATTAATTGAAGAGGTAAAAGAATGA
- the cbiE gene encoding precorrin-6y C5,15-methyltransferase (decarboxylating) subunit CbiE — protein sequence MSINIVGLGVGNLDYITEIAKKKLIDSNIIIGGERQLKDISSIVTSQKLYRLKKLDDMKIYVDNNINKKICFIVSGDTGFYSLVSYLKKFYKEEIDSIVPGISSFQYLFSRIGETWEYYNLYSIHGRNLDFIKELEKSKKGIILLTDKKNSPRYVGEQLYKEKYYDVEMIIGENLSYENEKIERFKIADLKENIRDYEINVLILKKE from the coding sequence ATGAGTATAAATATTGTTGGTTTAGGAGTAGGAAACTTAGATTATATAACTGAAATAGCTAAAAAAAAATTAATTGATTCGAATATAATTATAGGAGGAGAAAGACAGTTAAAAGATATTTCTTCTATAGTAACTTCTCAAAAGCTATATAGATTAAAAAAATTAGATGATATGAAAATATATGTGGATAATAATATAAATAAGAAAATATGTTTTATAGTTTCTGGAGATACAGGCTTTTATAGTTTAGTTTCATATTTAAAAAAATTTTATAAAGAAGAAATAGATAGTATAGTACCTGGAATATCTTCTTTTCAATATTTATTTTCTAGAATAGGAGAAACTTGGGAATATTATAATTTATATAGTATTCATGGAAGAAACTTAGATTTTATTAAAGAATTAGAAAAAAGTAAAAAAGGAATAATATTATTAACTGATAAAAAAAATTCTCCTAGATATGTTGGAGAACAATTATATAAAGAAAAGTATTATGACGTTGAAATGATTATAGGAGAAAATTTATCTTACGAAAATGAAAAAATAGAAAGATTTAAAATTGCAGATTTAAAAGAAAATATACGAGATTATGAAATTAATGTTTTGATTTTAAAAAAGGAGTAA
- the cbiT gene encoding precorrin-6Y C5,15-methyltransferase (decarboxylating) subunit CbiT — translation MHIRDEEFIRDKVPMTKAEVRMISIGKLDLKEDSILIDVGAGTGSIGIEASTYLKKGKVYAIEKKDSRVDLINKNLKKFKVNNLEVIYGNAPIDLNIKKFNRMFIGGSSNNMSGIVDYFLEYCDSLGVLVINVIALETLSEVLEILKNNKDRLEDIEVVNISISKNKNIGDYTMMIGENPIYIISAKKK, via the coding sequence ATGCATATTAGAGATGAAGAATTTATAAGAGATAAAGTTCCTATGACAAAAGCAGAAGTAAGAATGATTTCTATAGGTAAATTGGATTTAAAAGAAGATTCTATTTTAATAGATGTAGGCGCAGGAACAGGAAGTATTGGGATAGAAGCATCAACTTATTTAAAAAAAGGAAAAGTTTATGCTATTGAGAAAAAGGATAGTAGAGTAGATTTAATTAATAAAAATTTAAAGAAGTTTAAAGTTAATAATTTAGAAGTTATTTATGGGAATGCTCCAATAGATTTAAATATAAAAAAATTTAATAGAATGTTTATAGGCGGTTCTTCTAATAATATGAGTGGAATAGTAGATTATTTTTTAGAATATTGTGATTCTTTAGGGGTTTTAGTTATAAATGTTATTGCTCTTGAAACTTTAAGTGAAGTTTTAGAGATTTTAAAAAATAATAAAGATAGATTAGAAGATATTGAAGTGGTAAATATAAGTATTTCTAAAAATAAAAACATAGGGGATTATACTATGATGATAGGTGAAAATCCAATATATATAATTAGTGCTAAAAAAAAATAA
- the cobI gene encoding precorrin-2 C(20)-methyltransferase, which produces MNKFYGIGVGVGDPEMITVKAVNILKKIDIVLIPNAGRDYTSTAYNIAKEYLKKDVKLINIEFSMNPKLEERKKERKKNAGIVEKYLKENKNVAFLTIGDPMVYSTYIYLLENISSEYQVQTISGISSFADISSRFNIPLVIGNETLKILPLHKNCDIGKEIETADNVVIMKVALKFKELKKVLKETNNENNIILVCESGKEKERVYFDLNEIDEDNVPYFSTLLLKKGGINKWKKFIS; this is translated from the coding sequence ATGAACAAGTTTTATGGTATAGGGGTTGGAGTTGGAGATCCAGAAATGATAACAGTGAAAGCTGTAAATATCTTAAAAAAGATAGATATAGTTTTAATACCTAATGCAGGGAGAGATTATACAAGTACAGCTTATAATATAGCAAAAGAGTATTTGAAAAAAGATGTTAAATTAATAAATATAGAATTTTCAATGAATCCAAAATTAGAAGAAAGAAAAAAAGAAAGAAAGAAAAATGCTGGTATAGTAGAAAAATATTTAAAAGAAAATAAAAATGTAGCTTTTTTAACTATAGGAGATCCAATGGTTTATAGCACATATATATATTTATTAGAAAATATATCTTCTGAATATCAAGTTCAAACAATTTCAGGAATATCATCTTTTGCAGATATTAGTTCAAGATTTAATATACCACTTGTCATAGGGAATGAAACTTTGAAAATTTTACCTTTACATAAAAATTGTGATATAGGAAAAGAAATAGAGACTGCAGATAATGTGGTTATAATGAAAGTTGCTTTAAAATTTAAAGAATTAAAGAAAGTTTTAAAAGAAACAAATAATGAAAATAATATTATTTTAGTTTGCGAATCAGGAAAGGAAAAGGAAAGGGTATATTTTGATTTAAATGAAATAGATGAAGATAATGTACCTTATTTTTCTACTCTTTTATTAAAAAAAGGAGGAATAAATAAATGGAAAAAGTTTATTTCATAG